The following proteins are co-located in the Pseudomonadota bacterium genome:
- a CDS encoding flagellar protein FliT: protein MSPCLRELLSQLETTWPDIEDANPDQLGRTLQRRQQILTSLRQTDTSSLDQATRDRVRHCLAYAMEQDKHLLNALQLRMAELSGHLSRLVDARSTVRGYGSTEPPAPHLGRWVG, encoded by the coding sequence GTGAGCCCGTGCCTGCGCGAGCTGCTGTCGCAGCTGGAAACCACCTGGCCCGACATCGAAGACGCCAACCCCGATCAGCTCGGCCGGACGCTGCAGCGGCGTCAACAGATCCTCACTTCCCTTCGCCAAACTGACACCTCGTCGCTGGACCAGGCGACGCGGGATCGCGTGCGCCACTGCCTCGCGTACGCCATGGAGCAGGACAAGCATCTGCTGAACGCGCTACAGCTGAGAATGGCCGAGCTTTCGGGCCACCTGAGCAGGCTGGTGGACGCGCGCAGCACGGTGCGCGGCTACGGCTCGACCGAGCCGCCAGCCCCGCATCTCGGCCGCTGGGTCGGGTAA
- the fliS gene encoding flagellar export chaperone FliS, producing MSFALSQYRTANVQTASPVQIVVKLYDGAIRFMRQAEQAIRGDDMATKGVALGRAHAIVSELQATLATDKAPELCESLERLYEFVLFRITQCNATSDVTQLGPAISVMGELRHAWAELASQGAK from the coding sequence ATGTCGTTCGCGCTAAGCCAATATCGGACCGCCAATGTTCAAACGGCATCACCCGTGCAGATCGTGGTCAAGCTATACGACGGCGCCATCAGGTTCATGCGCCAGGCCGAGCAGGCCATTCGGGGCGACGACATGGCGACGAAGGGAGTTGCGCTGGGTCGAGCCCATGCCATCGTGAGCGAGCTTCAAGCCACGCTGGCCACGGACAAGGCTCCGGAGCTGTGCGAGAGCTTGGAGCGTCTCTACGAGTTCGTGTTGTTTCGGATCACCCAGTGCAATGCAACCTCGGACGTCACCCAGCTCGGACCCGCCATCAGCGTGATGGGAGAGCTCAGGCACGCCTGGGCGGAGCTTGCCAGCCAGGGGGCCAAGTGA